The genomic DNA CACTCTTTGTCATGTCTGTCATAGCCTCTTCGGCTATATTTATCATTTAGGCCTGAGGAGGAACGGATCAGAGTGAGTTCAACAAGTGTTCATGCTCATGCTCACCATCTGATCCATGGGATCGATCACCAGCTCAGAGATGAAGAGTCAGATCGTGTTCTATACTCACTGGGATATTCTGAAACCGATGGTGGGGCCGGTTGCTATGGTCGACTCGTGTTTTGGACCAGTAGGACTTAACGCAGGTGTTACTAGTTTGCTAAATTACACCTGCTGGTGGATAAAAGTCCTGCTCACACTGTGAGACAGTTTCACTTGCTGTCTGCTGCAGCAGCCGCAGCCACTTTCTGCTCATGCAAAGACACAGCATTGGTTATTTTGGCAGTTTTCCCtcattttatacacacaaacattagaACCAAAACTTTAAGCTCCTGTACTGacaacatgagtccaaactgcTAAACCTTAAGCACATTTTGACATTGTTGTCGCTCCTATTTTTCACCTTgttcacctaaaaaaaaaaaactcctcatTTTTGAGTATGTTTAACTTGTTGGTATACAATTGAGTTGTGATCATTTAGCAAACATTTCTCTCTtagaaattactttttttttttggtgttttacatAAAATAGTTGTAAAATTGTCAGAAAAATTATGCATTTGCTTTTCTCACTATATGATTAACTGGGTCACAATGATttgtcatctttttaaaaagtgactcCCCATAGACACATTTGTATGGATATTTTACTGTGAATGTATTGgtattgtaaatatgttaatatgttttaattttgtAGTCTATACAAGTTCATAGATTACTTTCTAAGAGTACGTGTTCAGGTGTTGTTAGGTTCTGAAGCAGTGTACAAGtgtcctttttaaaacattttattgcacAACCTTAAGTATGAGTATTTCCAATGAAACAATGTACAGAATTCACTAACATTTGTGTGTACGCTGGATTACAGAAGAGTTAAAAACATGTGGTAAACTCATGTAAACCAGCTTCAAAACAGACTCCCATGCACTTCCACCCTGATCTGGACCCAAGCACACCTGAACCAAATCAACTAATCAAGCCAAATCGCCCTTACCTGGCAGGTGTGTTAAAATACAAATTTCATCAGACCACTGATACACAATTCACCTGAATGTTTGATTTTAACGTTTGCTGTGAATTAAATGCAAGTTTCAACCGTCTTTAAGATCCTTTAAGCTTCAGAGGAACTTTGGTTTTTAGTACAAAAGCACAGAAAAACCCTTTTGAGGTTTGTAAATATGAGGTTTAAGAGTAATAGAATAGTGAATACTTCCTAAGGCTAAACAACATCTTCAAATCAACCCAATACATATAAGGAAAGTAAATGCTATCTGTGGCGATGATGGACAGACCAAAATGAGAAAGAACATCATCTTGTGGTATTTGTGCGTATATGAGCGGTAACGAGGAATGTTCCATTGATCATTTATCATCAGCATAAAGATAGACATTGTGTTAAGAGCAGCTGTACGAGTGACACAATCATGAAATGTCTATAAGAACAGCACGTGAGATTGAACTGTGTCTTAATGTTGAACTGAGAATGCTccacatgaataaatacattattagatagattttttttaactaaacatTATTTAACCTTCAGTGAAACACAGTCTTTGACTCTCTGTGAAGTTATGCAGGCCTGTCATGCCATTGGTTAAATGTGGAATTGTTGAGTTAGTCAGACGTCTTGGACGCTGCTACGGATTTTACTCTCCCAGCTGCCTATCTCTTGATGGTTGACCCCTCACTCAACCAGCACAGCAGCGTCCAGCTCACCGCGGTCCCCTCTCATTTTTCTCCAGTACCCATCATTATCTTTCTCGTCTCTTGTCAGTGAGGTTTGGGAACATGGCCGTCCACATAGAAGTTCCTGGTGACTTTGGGCAAGGTGAGCTGAATGCCATCCAGCTCTGGAGTGAGAATGATCTGGCACCCCAGCCGAGAGTTCTCCTGAAGCATGGGTGCCATGTCCAGCATGTCATCCTCCCTAACAACCAATATCAATTTAAATCTATTAATATTAACCAGAAGATCACTTACAATTGTTCAAGTTTAAACGTCAAGGTATACCTTTCTTCAGGTTCTGGCAGTTTGTCAAAATGAGCGGAGTCCACATAGACATGGCATGTTGAGCAGGCCAACGATGCTTCACAGGCTCCtgaataaacagaaacaaattaaaaagttaACATTAACTGCCTTAAAACCATCATGCTCAaaactttaaatgtgtaaacacTCACCCTCCAATTCAATTCCATTCTTGTGTGCCAAATACAAGACATTATCTCCCACTTTGGCCTTGACTGGAGTCTTCTTGCCAGAACGATCTATATACACCACATTCACTCTAAACAGCAACAATGATAGCAATCATAAGAAGGTgtgaaatatgtaaaacataaatcagtGGAATTGTGAATCATGTTTGTATTTGTCTGGAAACGTTTCAGTTGAAGTGATGTGCATCTTGATTCATTCCAACACTCGCCAACCAAATTATTAaatacacctgttcaactgtaTTTGTGAAGGTAAATATCTTATCAGTGAATCATATGCAGCAAATAGATTAATTAAGGAATGAAAGACATTGTTAAAACATTCCAGTCAGTCAGAGTAGGTTTATTTGATTGACTTTGAAGTTTTTGGTGCCAGGCAGGCTGGTCTGAATATTTCATACAACTACCAGTGCTTTGTGCTATCCACTTGTAATTGGATTACTGGACAGACATTAATACCATAGTTGCCAAGTCTGTTTATCAAAAGCAACTTTGGGCTTTAGTGACGTGAAGTTGCTTACAAATATTGGTAGTCATGGGTTTTTTGACCTTGTGGCTAAATTGCAGTTGCGTATTTGTAATTGCATATATGTTGGATCCGTCCAAGAGTCCAAGAGAAAGAGTTTTTCACTTTCCAACTTAAGACTCGGTTATTTGTTTGTCAGAGCACGAAACACTTTATTGTTGCAGACTTATGTTAAAGTTGAAATGTCATTTCTCCTATTTCTATgttgtaataatttaaaataagtaGTATCCTCTGCTAGTCCCCGTCATACAGTTTGCTTGTTTCTCTCACAAGATCTGGCAACAAGGTCTGAAGAGGATGTACTTTataaagtgaccagtgagtGTAGACCAACAGATGTTGTGTGCAAACTTACACATCCTCTGGGGCCTCTGCATTGGAGCTCCCTTCCTCACTGTGGTAAAGTCCTTTGAGAAAAGAATCACAATCAGAGTTCATAAGTTAATTTCCTCCTGACCACAGAGGGATATGGAGTATGTTTGACATGTTGCACAGAGTTTCATAATCCCATCCAGGAATGCTGGAGTGAAGTTACACAAGTTTCTATTGAGCTGACTTTAATAACTGCTGCTGATCTTTGTCGAATACCTGAAAGTGACACCACGCCGGCAGCCGTAGATTTAACTGAAAACTATTATCAACAACCACTGAAAAATACGTAGTGTAAACAAACAGTGCTAAGAGTGTGAGCAGACTCTGCTGAGGCTAAAGCTATTAGCAAACtgcccctctcactcacacacttacctATGGTCGTTTGCAAGTGTCGGTTTATGATTCGACAGTTGTCAAAAGAGCCGTTCCTCTGTAGTGAAGCTGCGCTGTTCACACAGCTCTTTGACctggacagaggacaggaacTACAGTCCGGTATAACTCGAGAAAGTCTCAAAGTCAGCCCCATGCTCGACCGGACTGCAGCAGCGGCCGCCATGATTCTGTTTTGGTCACATGTGAGAATGGAGCCAATGACAAAACAGCGCTGGCAGCGTGACGTCCTGGACGTAGTATGCCGCCTAGACAACAGGGAGCGCTGTTGCTTCACATACTCAACTCATTCCACACAACATACAGGACTGTCAGGATTACAGTTTTGGGCAAGTTACTCAGGAAGtgtgatgaataaaacattacacAATTCTCCTTTAATATCAATGTGCTCAAATTTTGTTATCGATTTAAAAGGCTTTAATACAGGTAACAACTCCACACATCACAGTGACTGACAAGGTGACGACGCTCTTCTCAATAACAAGATACTCTAGCTCCCTCTACAGGCACTAAGCTGCAATAACATACAAAAGTGACCATAACAATTACTTCATTTATTACttggttttaaatgtaataagaTACATTGCTCATTatattatcttcttttttttttttttagaaaaaatcAGAGTGATGTAACAAACTTTATTTTGGAGCTAAAATAACTTTATTGAAACATAAAATGATCAATCAAGCTGAAGAAATGTAAACATGGCAGCATCTAAAAGCAAAAAGGGCAACATTTCATGTCCTTTCACATGTGACCTGCCACGTGTACATGTTTTCATAATATAGCctcaaaaggacaaaaacattaaatctaGTAACACAATAATGCCATTATTTAGCGTTACTTACAGGGATAGGAATCAGTATTGGTCAGTATTGGTTTGATGCTGGTCAAAAATCACTAGATCTGAgatggataaaaatgtaaaatccaatcCAAAAATCCGAAATATCACATACTTCACTATGCACcgacagtaaaaatgtaaataaaaatcaccaaagtattttagctgagtcatgtttgggctgtttatctCTTCATTTTttggagaacaatatttgttacacagttggacaaTTATGTATTTGAAATGACAACAGCTTCaatgttcataaatggtctaaaatgacaatatttgactaatatcggtattggtagatacttgagtttgtaatatcagtatcggacacaaaaagtgGTGTCGTCCCATCCCTATTACTTACCATAGTAATTGCTGTATTACTCTTTTGTAAATGTGATCCCTTATACTAGTAATAATGTTGCAGTAATATGTCACTGAGTGACTTGTTAATGCCTAACACTAGTTACAAAgtatataaaacacagaacgCAGAATAACAATAAGCCATATTACATGTCTGTAACAGTTCTTGGTCATCCAAATTATTGTATACTCAGGTGTGTAGAGGGAAGCATTTATAGCCATACTTTTAGCCCCCTTGGTTGCATGACAACACACCACACCACATCAAAAACTCTCAGGAATTTTGTAAACAAGGCTAAGAAGTTTAAACTGGACTAGGGGGAAACCATGGCGTCACATAATGCATTTTCTCTCTTCACACGCATCCCCACCACTGAGGCaagtgaaacagaaacatgGTGGTGTCGTTGAATCACCAGGATCTCACCAGTATAGTAGACACTAGAGTTAGAAGCCTTCACAGGGCACATGAATAGATTGGACAACATATAAGAAACCTATGAATATGTAATAAATTTCTTCTCAGGAACCTAAACAATTCTTAAAGGTGCACTAAAACTTGacttttttaatagtttttttgtgCAGACTGGCcatatgtcatttttttataaaacattttttaggtTAAGCATATTTCCACATCATTGGGTATTGACTGTTTATAA from Solea solea chromosome 10, fSolSol10.1, whole genome shotgun sequence includes the following:
- the fdx2 gene encoding ferredoxin-2, mitochondrial, with amino-acid sequence MAAAAAVRSSMGLTLRLSRVIPDCSSCPLSRSKSCVNSAASLQRNGSFDNCRIINRHLQTTIGLYHSEEGSSNAEAPEDVVNVVYIDRSGKKTPVKAKVGDNVLYLAHKNGIELEGACEASLACSTCHVYVDSAHFDKLPEPEEREDDMLDMAPMLQENSRLGCQIILTPELDGIQLTLPKVTRNFYVDGHVPKPH